Genomic window (Eubalaena glacialis isolate mEubGla1 chromosome X, mEubGla1.1.hap2.+ XY, whole genome shotgun sequence):
AGCCAAGAAGGATGCGGCGGGCACCTCTCCCTTGGCCACAGTGGGAGCTCCTTCCTGGGACCAAAGGGACACTCGGCTGCCACCCCGGGCTGGCGCCTGCCACTGCTGAGCCACACAACCCAGCCCGGGGCTACCTGGCATGGTCACTGAGGACAAGGGGCTCGCCAGCCTGCACCCTCACAATGGGGCCCACCCCTCTCTGCTCCCTGCCCCTACCCACTTCCCAGCTGCACGGTGGGAGgctggcggggtggggaggggagcggggagAGGAGGGCCTGCACCTATGGGCACAGAGAGGCCACCCCAGCCTCAGGCAAGGTagctgcccccgcccccaccccactgggaaggagagggggtggggaccTTGCAGGTCGGAGAGCACTGGGGCCCAGGCCTGGGTGCGCACTTGCATGGTCCTGGCAGTGGATGGGCTGCTGTGATGAGAAAGCGCTTCCGGCCCCCGCGCCCACGGCAGCGCAACTAGCCGGGACTCCCACCAGGGCTGCAAACTCCTGGGCAGAGGGCACGCACCGCTGGCTTTGTGGGCCACGCTGGGGTCCTGTCAcatgttctttctttcctctggcttttttttaacttttgtttttaaaattttatttatttttggctgaggtgggtcttcgtcgctgtgggcgggctttctctagttgcggtgcgcgggcttctcattgcggtggcttctctcgttgcggagcacgggctctaggtgcgcgggcttcagtagttcaggcttgcgggctcagcagttgtggctcgcgggctcagcagttgtggctcgcgagctctagagctcaggctcagtagctgtggcgcacgggcttcgttgctccgcggcacgtgggatctaaccggaccagggctcgaacccgtgtccccggccttggcaggtggattcttaaccactgcaccaccagggaagtccctctttctatGGCTTTCTGTGTGTTTTGTCTGTGACCATTGAAAGGTGAAAAGCCACTCTCTGCCCTTACAAACACAGGCCTTGCCTGTCTCGGTCCCGGGCTGGAACCTGCCACCCCTGCTCAGACAAAGGACGCATTCCCAAGGGGCCTGTGCGGACCAGGCGTCCCGCACCCAGATTCAGGAGCGAGGACACTCCTTGGAGCCTTCTCATCCGCCATGAACGCGAACAAGCTACGCCCTAGCGGGTACCGTCCCCCCCTCCGCTGTTCCTGGGTTGACCCGTGTGAGCCATAAAAATACAGCAGAGGTGAGGGGGTGTCACTTCGAGGTGAAGTTCTTAAAGAAACACTGCGGCCTTGATCTCCGGGCTGCTCTGTCCTAGGTCGTGGGCTCTGGCGAAGCCCCGCCCTGAGCGGCCCTAGGGAGAGGCCCGGCGGGGAGGCCTGAGGCCCCGCCACAGCCACGAAGgccatcttggaagcagagctGCCCCCGCCCATCCCCACACCCTAGGCAGACCAGGGGGCTGTGGCCCCAGCGGAGGCCTCGACTGCAGCCTGTGATGGACCCCAAGCCAGAAGCCCCCAGCCAAGCCTTCTAGAATCCTGTCCTTCACACACGCAGGAGAGTACGACGGTTGGCTGCGTTAAGGTGCTACGATTGGGATAATCTGTTATGCAGCAACGGGTAACTAATACACGATGATTTTAAATGGAGAAGACCACTCCAAGTCAGTCTGAAGCAAACAAACCGACGAGAAGCCCCAGAAGCCATTAGGAGAAGCCTTGAAAGTCTGATGACACAAACACTAAAATCGTCTGCCTGGCCAAACACAAACCCCAAACCACAAGGTCAAGACACAAGTGACAAAGCGGGGCAAAAAAACAGTAGCAAGACGTGACTCAGGGCTCATATCGTTAACGCATAGAGAGCTTGAACCAGTCAACAAGGAAAGCCCAACGACGCAAAGGGAAAGGGGGTGCAGGAGGGGGCCGCGGAAAATGCAAGCCAAAGGCTACCCCCCCATCTGATCCCACAGCCAGAACGTGCTCGGGTGTTGGGGTCCCAGAGCTGCTGGTTCCGGGCACACATCGTGGCTGGTGACTGGCACTGCATTTGCTCTGAGGCTCCAACTAGAAGGCGGGCCATCCTGGAGCCGAACAAAGACCCGCCACCGCAAAGACTGGCCAAAACGGTGGGTGGTGGCGCTGGGCGTTGAGCAGGTCTGGGCAGCATCACCCAGGAGCTGGGAGACCCTCTTGGTGAGGAACGTTTGGCAGGAAAGGCGGCGGCTGGAGAGGGCTGGCCACGCCCACAGACCAGACAACTGTCAGGGCAGTTCCCGGGCAGACAACCCCCTTTCTGGCCTCCACGCTCCCCCAAATCCACACTCTTGGTCTCAGGGCCCGTGTTCCTTTCCCATCTCTGAGCTTGGCGGTcaggtctttttcttctgcctcatCAGAGAGTTCTTCCCATCCCCACGCCCAGGCCTCCGCCCCTCCCTCCTAAGTGTCCAGATGTTATCAGCCCCAGTCGGGAACTGCTGAGCACGTGTACGAACCTGACACCTGATcctgccggggcgggggggggggggggggggggggtaaagGGGAGCGGGGCGCTGTGGACCACATCCTCAGGCAGGGAAGGGTGAAGGCTGCTCAACGGGAAGCCCCAGATCTCGCGAGAGCCAGTACCCTCCTGGCGCTTCCCAGGCCCGTGGGGACCCTGCAGAGGAGCCAGTGTGGGGTAGGGCAGGGGGCACACACCTAGGAGTCTCAGGcctctagagcagtgcttctcacagTGGGGTCTCTGggccagcagcagcatcacccagGATTGCTGGACTAGCAAATTCGCAGGCCCCGCCCCAGGTGTGCAAGATCAGagcctctggggtggggccctgcAACCCAGGTTTGAACGCGCCCTCCAGGTGTTCTTACGCGCCTCTCAGCGTGAGAACCACCACCGGGATGGACGGTTCCTGATCGCACCCTCTTCTAGAGAAGCCATGAGCTTTCTCTCTCTGCGGGGCTCACCTTGACCTCCCAGgtgagaggcaggcaggcaggcactgATGGCCGATGGCTGCAACCACAGGTTGTCCTGGAGAACAGGCGTGCTTGGGCAGGACTCCTTCCCAGCAGGCCACACCTGTCAAGTGACATGGGGAAGACTTTGTTACTTCGTGCCGTCCCCCCCTCCAGCAGCATGGACAGACACCCCTGGCAGACACCAAGTTTCCGGGCACGGCCGCAGCTCTGCCCACCTCTCCCTGGATACCACGCGTGTGTGGAGCGGGGAGGATCCGTGCTTCACAGAGAACCGGCCGAATCACACTCAGGGGCGCTGGAACACAGTGGGCCAGGCAAGGGGTGGGGTGGCGGCAGGGTGGAAGCTCTCAGGAGCGCGGAGCCAAGGCCGCCCTCAGAGGCCAGGACTGGGGCGGGGGGGGCCCGCAGACGGTGTGACCGTGCCCTTTGCCATCCCGGTGGGGTCGCCGCCCTCCTTTCCCCCCTCACCAGGCCCCTGGGGACCCCCAATACACTGTCCCTGGCCATCTCGAGCGCCAGACGCCCTCAGGACAGTGCGGGGAATCCTGCCGGGAGCGGCGGGAGGGGCGCCCGACGGAGCCCCCGAGGTCTCCAGGGGCCTGGACTCGGTGGAGGCTTCTCCTCGGCCTCTCCCCGGGAGAAGGCGTAGGCCCCCCCGGGGACTCGGGGAACGGGGACTCTGGCCAGGCCCAGGAACcagagggggcggggggcggagtCCGGGGAAGGTGGGCGGTGACCACAAGGCCGGGGCGTCGTCCCGGCGCGTCGAGCCCCGCCCTGACCGCCCCCGCGCCGGCCTCCTCACGTCCCTTCAGCGCGCCCACCGGAAGCCGCGGAGCACCGCCTTCCTGCCCACCCCTTCCGGCTGGCTTCGCCAATGACCAAGCTCGACTCGTGACGAGACCCGCCCCCAGGAAACCCGGCCCCTCTGGTGTGACGGGCACCTCCGTTGCCCAATCAAAAGAAGCCCCCTTGCGCGCCCCTCTCGGCTCTGCCCCCGCGCGGTTTTTCCTCCGCCGCCGGCTGGGCCGGCTGGGCCGGCTGCGGCCTCTAGGTGTCCCCACCAGGAGAGCAGGGACTGTCCGTGCAGAGTCGCGCGAGTGGTCCAATGTGTACACTCTAAGCCCTGCTTGTGTGCTTTTGGTGTGAACTTGTATTCTGAAGGAATTAAGTTCACAGGAAGTTACACGGAAATGTCCAAGAGGCCGGAGCACCTCCCGCAGTTCCGCCAGCGTCAGCCTGTTGCACAGCTAGTGGGACCGCACACCAGGAAAGGGCATTGGTGCCAGCGGAGAGCTGCTCCGGGTTTTATCcccgtttgtgtgtgtgtgtgtgtgtgtggactcaGGTGACCACCACTGCCATCAATATCCAGCCCGTCCCCTCACAAGGACCCCTCCTGTAGACCTTTCATAGccacagccccctccctcctcctcctcccaacccATGGCAACCGGATTCTATTCTCAGctctgtaattttgtcatttgaaGACATTACATaaggacctccctggcggtccagtggttaggagtccctgctctcactgccaagggcgggGGTTCCATCCCTGCTCCGGGCCGGAGCTAGGATCCCGCGAGCCACCAGGGCTTTTTTTCACTCACACACTGCTCTTGAGATCCATCCATCGGAATGGTTGCAGGTATCAATAGTTAGTTGTTCCTTTGTATTGCTAGCTGTCGTTCTTGGTGTGGATCAGCCACAGTTTGTTCAGGCCTTCACCCACTGAGGGACATGTTGCCGATTCCCACTTTTAGGCTTCTACAAATAAATCTGCTATGAACGTTCGTGTACAGGTTTTCCTGTGGTCagaagtttccatttctttggcaTGCCTGCCCAACAGTGCAACTGCTGGGTTCTAAGGAGGTGGAAGTTTAGCCTTGGAAGAAACTGCCAATTTGCATTCCACGGTGGCTGGACCATTTTACACGTTAGCAACCCgcatatttttccagttttttttttttttttttttttttatttatggctgtgttgggtcttcgtttctgtgcgagggctttctctagttgtggcaagcgggggccactcttcatcgcggtgcgcgggcctctcactattgcggcctctcttgttgcagagcacaggctccagacgcgcaggctcagtaattgtggctcacgggcctagctgctttgcggcatgtgggatcgtcccagggcagggctcgaacccgtgtcgcctgcattggcaggcagactctcaaccactgcgccgccagggaagcccaacccgcatttttttttttttttttttttttagaacaactCAGCAAAATAAAATTCCGGTTTATTGTTGGACAACATTGTTTCACACATACATCAAacaggccaaaaaaaataaacagcaacttcatagacaaaaaaaggaaaaaaaagaaaccttttatCTTTGGCCTTTTTAACCATCTCATACAAACCAATTACTTATAGTACAGCTAAGTACATACACAAAAAAAGTTACTGGAATGCTCGGAATaagattgtttttttgttgttgtttttgctttttttacaaggttttttttctcctttgagatTATAATGAACATGGTCACACCACAAGTAAAGTCAGAAGTAGGACAGAGAACGCTCCGAAGGCTGGTTTGGTCATCCGAGATCATTAAAAATGGCTGACCCCCTAACaatatgtacaaaaatataaaatgtaaataaaaaatacaaacaaattttcctttttaaagtactttaagaaaaaaagcagggCCTTGGaagttttggttcttttttcctcccctgtTGCAAATTCGCGTTGTGGTTTTGGTTGGGTGGTGGAGAGCGCGTGTCATCTGCGGTGGCGCTGCCCGCAGTgggcgggcgggcaggcgggACTCTCTACTCGAAGGTGACCACGTTTAGATTCTGAGACGGGAAGTGGAGGGTGAATAGGTCACGGTGGCCTTTTAagtttaacttttccttttttgctgtcTAGTCATCCTCATCAGTCTTCTGCTTCTTGGTGTCAACATCGTCATCCTCGTCATCTTCAGCTGCCCGTTTGCCGGTAgcagcctcagcctcctcatcttcatc
Coding sequences:
- the LOC133081953 gene encoding uncharacterized protein LOC133081953, with the protein product MGWEEEEGGGCGYERSTGGVLLCNRLTLAELREVLRPLGHFRVTSCELNSFRIQVHTKSTQAGLRVYTLDHSRDSARTVPALLVGTPRGRSRPSRPSRRRRKNRAGAEPRGARKGASFDWATEVPVTPEGPGFLGAGLVTSRAWDVRRPARGRSGRGSTRRDDAPALWSPPTFPGLRPPPPLVPGPGQSPRSPSPRGGLRLLPGRGRGEASTESRPLETSGAPSGAPPAAPGRIPRTVLRASGARDGQGQCIGGPQGPAPLSVIRPVLCEARILPAPHTRGIQGEVWPAGKESCPSTPVLQDNLWLQPSAISACLPASHLGGQALSSRRLSCQTFLTKRVSQLLGDAAQTCSTPSATTHRFGQSLRWRVFVRLQDGPPSSWSLRANAVPVTSHDVCPEPAALGPQHPSTFWLWDQMGG